A region of Plantactinospora sp. BC1 DNA encodes the following proteins:
- the add gene encoding adenosine deaminase, whose protein sequence is MAPVTDPHPRRDLRRLPKTNLHLHLTGSMRPETLAELADRDGLPLPEPLPTGLLAGWAAFQSRYDVARAALRTADDLSRVVAEATADNLADGAGWVEIQVDPTTYADRLGGLEPVVEAVLAGAAGGRTGVVLAASWAGPPAQAERIARLAARYAGHGVVGFGLSNDERRGRIADFVPAMRTATGAGLLAVPHSGFYEAAWHVRDCVTLLGADRIGHGVTATADPATLDLLAERAVATEVCPSSYPPFGVTSGLAATPLRALLTAGVPVALGTDDPLLFGTSLLDQYVLAREVLGCTDDELAALGRASVEASAAPPEIRATMLAGVAEWLGGMDQDSGSVCYIGAPSA, encoded by the coding sequence ATGGCACCGGTCACCGACCCGCACCCGCGCCGCGACCTCCGTCGACTGCCGAAGACCAACCTGCACCTGCATCTCACCGGCTCGATGCGGCCGGAGACCCTGGCCGAGCTGGCGGACCGGGACGGCCTGCCGCTGCCCGAGCCGCTCCCGACCGGCCTCCTCGCCGGCTGGGCCGCGTTCCAGAGCCGCTACGACGTCGCCCGGGCGGCACTGCGTACCGCCGACGACCTGAGTCGGGTGGTGGCCGAGGCGACCGCCGACAACCTCGCCGACGGCGCGGGCTGGGTGGAGATCCAGGTCGACCCGACGACGTACGCCGACCGGCTGGGCGGGCTGGAGCCGGTGGTGGAGGCGGTACTCGCCGGGGCGGCCGGTGGGCGTACCGGAGTGGTGCTGGCGGCCAGCTGGGCCGGGCCGCCGGCCCAGGCGGAGCGGATCGCCCGACTCGCCGCCCGGTACGCCGGGCACGGCGTCGTCGGCTTCGGACTCTCCAACGACGAACGCCGGGGCAGGATCGCCGACTTCGTACCCGCGATGCGGACGGCGACCGGGGCCGGACTGCTGGCCGTGCCGCACAGCGGCTTCTACGAGGCCGCCTGGCACGTCCGGGACTGCGTCACGCTGCTCGGCGCGGACCGGATCGGGCACGGGGTGACCGCCACCGCCGACCCGGCCACCCTCGACCTGCTGGCCGAGCGGGCGGTGGCGACCGAGGTGTGTCCCAGCTCATACCCGCCGTTCGGCGTCACCAGCGGGCTGGCGGCCACCCCGCTGCGCGCCCTGCTCACCGCCGGGGTGCCGGTGGCACTCGGCACGGACGATCCCCTGCTGTTCGGAACGAGCCTGCTCGACCAGTACGTGCTGGCCCGGGAGGTACTCGGCTGCACCGACGACGAGTTGGCCGCCCTGGGCCGGGCGTCGGTCGAGGCGTCCGCCGCGCCACCTGAGATCCGCGCGACGATGCTGGCAGGGGTCGCCGAGTGGCTCGGTGGAATGGACCAAGATAGCGGCAGCGTTTGCTACATCGGGGCGCCCTCCGCGTGA
- a CDS encoding proteasome assembly chaperone family protein has protein sequence MLDPNELYQLTDDLPELGQPVLIQALSGFVDAGNATRLAREHLVSTLESRTIATFDVDQLLDYRSRRPTMIFVEDHWEHYEQPKLELHLLRDDESTPFLLLSGPEPDFQWERFIAALTSLIRRLGVRVTIGLNAIPMAVPHTRPIGVTAHATRPELITGYESWLQRIQVPGSAGNLLEFRLGEQGRDAVGFAVHVPHYVAQTEYPGAAELLLTSVSRATGLLLPTESLRTAAEAVRADIDRQVAQTDEATSLVQALEEQYDAFTRGRGGPNLLANQTGPLPTADELGAELERFLAEQGRPGENPGT, from the coding sequence GTGCTCGACCCGAACGAGCTCTACCAGCTCACCGACGACCTGCCCGAGCTGGGTCAGCCGGTGCTGATCCAGGCGCTGTCCGGCTTCGTCGACGCCGGCAACGCGACCCGGCTCGCCCGGGAACACCTGGTGTCGACCCTCGAGTCCCGGACGATCGCCACCTTCGACGTGGACCAGCTGCTCGACTACCGGTCCCGGCGACCCACGATGATCTTCGTCGAGGACCACTGGGAGCACTACGAGCAGCCGAAGCTCGAACTGCACCTGCTGCGCGACGACGAGAGCACCCCGTTCCTGCTGCTCTCCGGTCCCGAGCCGGACTTCCAGTGGGAACGGTTCATCGCCGCGCTGACCAGCCTGATCCGGCGGCTCGGCGTACGGGTGACGATCGGACTGAACGCGATCCCGATGGCGGTGCCACACACCCGGCCGATCGGGGTGACCGCGCACGCCACCCGACCGGAGCTGATCACCGGCTACGAGTCCTGGCTGCAACGCATCCAGGTGCCCGGCAGCGCCGGCAACCTGCTTGAGTTCCGCCTCGGCGAGCAGGGCCGGGACGCGGTCGGCTTCGCGGTGCACGTGCCGCACTACGTGGCCCAGACCGAATACCCGGGCGCGGCCGAGCTGCTGCTGACCTCGGTCTCCCGGGCCACCGGGCTGCTGCTGCCCACCGAGTCGCTGCGTACCGCCGCCGAGGCCGTCCGCGCCGACATCGACCGCCAGGTGGCCCAGACCGACGAGGCGACCTCGCTGGTGCAGGCGCTGGAGGAGCAGTACGACGCCTTCACCCGGGGCCGGGGCGGGCCGAACCTGCTCGCCAACCAGACCGGGCCGCTGCCCACCGCCGACGAACTCGGCGCGGAGCTGGAACGCTTCCTCGCCGAGCAGGGCCGCCCCGGGGAGAACCCGGGCACCTGA
- a CDS encoding exodeoxyribonuclease III, whose protein sequence is MRLATWNVNSVKARLPRLLDWLAGTKPDVVCLQETKCPDGSFPTGEVGELGYEVASHSDGRWNGVAILSRVGLADVAVGFADEPGFPEPEARSISATCAGHRIWSIYVPNGRTPDSPHYEYKLAWLGVLRDALAAELRTGLPLVVCGDYNVAPTDADVWDPALFVNSTHVTPAERQALADLRALGLTDVVPTPMKGPHPFTYWDYRAGMFHQNKGMRIDLVYATESFAERVTSAYVDREARKGKGPSDHAPIVVDTAPDAG, encoded by the coding sequence ATGCGCCTGGCGACCTGGAACGTCAACTCGGTGAAGGCCCGCCTCCCCCGGCTGCTGGACTGGCTCGCCGGCACGAAGCCGGACGTGGTCTGCCTCCAGGAGACGAAGTGTCCGGACGGGTCGTTCCCGACCGGCGAGGTCGGCGAGCTGGGCTACGAGGTGGCCAGCCACAGCGACGGACGGTGGAACGGGGTGGCGATCCTCTCCCGGGTCGGCCTGGCCGACGTGGCGGTCGGCTTCGCCGACGAGCCAGGGTTCCCCGAGCCGGAGGCCCGGTCGATCTCCGCGACCTGCGCCGGGCACCGGATCTGGTCGATCTACGTGCCGAACGGGCGTACCCCGGACTCGCCGCACTACGAATACAAGCTCGCCTGGCTGGGGGTGCTCCGGGACGCGCTCGCCGCCGAACTGCGCACCGGGTTGCCGCTGGTGGTCTGCGGCGACTACAACGTGGCCCCGACCGACGCCGACGTCTGGGACCCGGCGCTCTTCGTCAACTCGACGCACGTGACCCCGGCGGAGCGACAGGCCCTGGCCGACCTGCGCGCGCTCGGCCTGACCGACGTGGTGCCGACCCCGATGAAGGGCCCGCACCCGTTCACCTACTGGGACTACCGCGCCGGGATGTTCCACCAGAACAAGGGCATGCGGATCGACCTGGTCTACGCGACCGAGTCGTTCGCCGAACGCGTCACCTCGGCGTACGTGGACCGGGAGGCCCGCAAGGGCAAGGGCCCCTCCGACCACGCCCCGATCGTGGTGGACACCGCCCCGGACGCCGGGTAG
- a CDS encoding antibiotic biosynthesis monooxygenase: MAVVKINAIEVPEGAGPELERRFAARQGAVENSPGFLGFELLRPVAGESRYFVYTKWESEEAYQAWASGPARQAHARGPADGSGGEQPRPVASGATLLEFEVVQQADPTAR; the protein is encoded by the coding sequence ATGGCAGTTGTGAAGATCAACGCAATCGAGGTTCCGGAGGGCGCGGGCCCGGAACTGGAGCGCCGGTTCGCCGCCCGGCAGGGCGCGGTCGAGAACTCCCCCGGATTCCTCGGCTTCGAACTGCTCCGTCCGGTGGCCGGCGAGAGCCGCTACTTCGTCTACACCAAGTGGGAGAGCGAGGAGGCCTACCAGGCGTGGGCGAGCGGGCCGGCCCGGCAGGCGCACGCGCGCGGACCCGCCGACGGATCCGGCGGCGAGCAGCCCCGGCCGGTCGCCAGTGGCGCCACGCTGCTGGAGTTCGAGGTGGTCCAGCAGGCCGACCCGACCGCCCGGTAA
- a CDS encoding class F sortase: MIGPLAIVLVLVGVFATGAGLGQSAGGPWRWLNGGTKEPPRDFPVLAPSRPVKLAVPSIGVRAPVHRVGLADDGSIAVPALEKHNEAGWYDRGPTPGQFGPAIIVGHADTRTGPSVFHDLAKLRPGARIEVTRQDRSVAIFEVNSVEHFDKDRLPTERVYGDFRRPWLRLITCGGRWVGGGTGYSDNIIAFAALVDSRKP, from the coding sequence ATGATCGGGCCGCTGGCGATCGTCCTGGTGCTCGTCGGGGTCTTCGCCACCGGGGCCGGGCTGGGCCAGTCGGCGGGCGGGCCGTGGCGCTGGCTCAACGGTGGCACCAAGGAGCCGCCCCGGGACTTCCCGGTGCTCGCGCCGAGCCGGCCGGTGAAGCTCGCCGTCCCGTCGATCGGGGTACGGGCGCCGGTGCACCGGGTGGGACTGGCCGACGACGGTTCGATCGCCGTACCCGCGCTGGAGAAGCACAACGAGGCCGGCTGGTACGACCGGGGCCCGACCCCGGGTCAGTTCGGGCCGGCGATCATCGTCGGGCACGCGGACACCCGTACCGGACCGTCGGTCTTCCACGACCTGGCCAAGCTCCGGCCGGGCGCCCGGATCGAGGTGACCCGGCAGGACCGGTCGGTGGCGATCTTCGAGGTCAACTCGGTCGAGCACTTCGACAAGGACAGGCTGCCCACCGAGCGGGTCTACGGCGACTTCCGCCGCCCCTGGCTCCGCCTGATCACCTGCGGCGGACGCTGGGTCGGCGGTGGCACGGGGTACTCCGACAACATCATCGCCTTCGCCGCGCTGGTCGACTCCCGGAAGCCCTGA
- the trmB gene encoding tRNA (guanosine(46)-N7)-methyltransferase TrmB has translation MPSERLAQIRTFHPRRGRLSGRHLDALDRLWPRYGLTVPIPGHSGDSDGDRDGDGNRPAGSRLDLVELFGRAAPVVLEIGSGMGDATVAMAAADPGRDYLAVEVHTPGIANLLALIERHGLTNVRIARGDALDLVRYLLPPDRLDAVHVFFPDPWPKPRHHKRRLIQPAHVALLRSRLVPGGTLHCATDWPEYAESMLQTLTADPELVNLYPGFAPRPAHRPVTKFERRGTAAGRPILDLIFRRR, from the coding sequence GTGCCGTCGGAGCGGCTGGCCCAGATCCGCACCTTCCACCCGCGCCGGGGGCGGCTCAGCGGACGGCACCTGGACGCGCTGGACCGGCTCTGGCCCCGGTACGGCCTGACCGTCCCGATTCCCGGGCACTCCGGCGACAGTGACGGCGACCGCGACGGCGACGGCAACCGCCCCGCCGGCAGCCGGCTGGACCTGGTCGAGTTGTTCGGCCGGGCGGCACCGGTGGTGCTGGAGATCGGTTCCGGGATGGGTGACGCCACCGTGGCGATGGCCGCCGCCGACCCGGGACGGGACTATCTCGCTGTCGAGGTGCACACGCCGGGCATCGCCAACCTGCTCGCGCTCATCGAGCGGCACGGGTTGACGAATGTCCGGATCGCCCGGGGCGACGCGCTCGACCTCGTCCGGTACCTGCTGCCACCGGACCGCCTCGACGCCGTACACGTCTTCTTTCCCGACCCCTGGCCGAAGCCCCGGCACCACAAGCGCCGGCTGATCCAGCCGGCGCACGTCGCGCTGCTCCGCTCCCGGCTCGTCCCCGGCGGAACCCTGCACTGCGCCACGGACTGGCCCGAGTACGCCGAGAGCATGCTCCAGACCCTCACCGCCGACCCGGAGCTGGTGAACCTGTACCCCGGTTTCGCCCCCCGCCCGGCGCACCGGCCGGTGACGAAGTTCGAGCGGCGCGGGACGGCCGCCGGCCGTCCCATCCTCGACCTGATCTTCCGGCGTCGCTGA
- a CDS encoding RNA helicase has translation MTLTDQLPGSADPDTLFDAFAGWAQERGLSLYPHQEEALIEIVSGANLILSTPTGSGKSLVATGAHFAALADDRVSFYTAPIKALVSEKFFALCEIFGAENVGMLTGDASVNEDAPIICCTAEILANIALRDGERADVGMVIMDEFHFYAEPDRGWAWQVPLIELPQAQFVLMSATLGDVTRFVEDLTRRTGRPTALVRNAERPVPLMFTYAMTPLHETLEELLSTRQAPIYVVHFTQAAALERAQALMSVNVATRAEKDMIAEAIGNFRFTAGFGRTLSRLVRHGIGVHHAGMLPKYRRLVETLAQAGLLKVICGTDTLGVGINVPIRTVLFTGLSKYDGVKTRLLKAREFHQIAGRAGRAGFDTLGTVVVQAPEHVIENEKALAKAGDDPKKRRKVVRKKPPEGSIGWGRPTFERLVEAEPEPLTSSFQVSHAMLLNVISRPGDAFAAMRHLLTDNHEEPAAQRRHIRRAIAIYRALLAGGVVERLAEPDETGRRVRLTVDLQLDFALNQPLSPFALAAIELLDTASPTYALDVLSVVESTLDNPRQVLSAQQFKARGEAVAAMKADGIEYEARLELLDEVTHPKPLAELLDAAYEMYRRGHPWVADYELRPKSVVRDMYERAMTFVEYVNFYGLSRSEGLVLRYLADAYKALRQSVPEDAKTEELIDLIEWLGELVRQVDSSLIDEWERLRNPADPTAVVVDDKPPAVTGNVRAFRVLVRNALFRRVELAALRRFDELGALDAEDGWDADAWADALEPYFETYDEIGTGPAARGPALLMIEQGRDRWTVRQILDDPDGDHDWGISAEVDLAASDAAGTAVLRVTEVGQL, from the coding sequence ATGACGCTCACCGACCAGCTGCCGGGCAGCGCCGACCCCGATACCCTCTTCGACGCGTTCGCCGGTTGGGCGCAGGAGCGTGGCCTCAGCCTCTATCCGCACCAGGAGGAGGCGCTGATCGAGATCGTCTCCGGGGCCAACCTGATCCTGAGCACCCCGACGGGTTCCGGCAAGAGCCTGGTCGCCACGGGTGCCCACTTCGCGGCCCTGGCCGACGACCGGGTCAGCTTCTACACCGCGCCGATCAAGGCGCTGGTCTCGGAGAAGTTCTTCGCGCTCTGCGAGATCTTCGGCGCCGAGAACGTCGGGATGCTGACCGGTGACGCCAGCGTCAACGAGGACGCGCCGATCATCTGCTGTACGGCGGAGATCCTCGCCAACATCGCCCTGCGGGACGGCGAACGGGCCGACGTCGGCATGGTGATCATGGACGAGTTCCACTTCTACGCCGAACCGGACCGGGGCTGGGCCTGGCAGGTGCCGCTGATCGAGCTGCCACAGGCCCAGTTCGTGCTGATGTCCGCCACGCTGGGCGACGTCACCCGGTTCGTCGAGGACCTGACCCGGCGTACCGGGCGACCGACCGCGCTGGTCCGCAACGCCGAGCGGCCGGTGCCGCTGATGTTCACCTACGCGATGACGCCGCTGCACGAGACCCTGGAGGAGCTGCTCTCCACCCGGCAGGCGCCGATCTACGTCGTGCACTTCACCCAGGCCGCCGCGCTCGAACGCGCCCAGGCGCTGATGAGCGTCAACGTCGCCACCCGGGCCGAGAAGGACATGATCGCCGAGGCGATCGGCAACTTCCGGTTCACCGCCGGCTTCGGGCGTACGCTCTCCCGGCTGGTCCGGCACGGCATCGGGGTGCACCACGCGGGGATGCTGCCGAAGTACCGGCGGCTGGTGGAGACCCTCGCACAGGCCGGGCTACTCAAGGTCATCTGCGGTACCGACACCCTCGGGGTCGGGATCAACGTGCCGATCCGCACCGTCCTCTTCACCGGCCTGTCGAAGTACGACGGGGTCAAGACCCGGCTGCTCAAGGCGCGCGAGTTCCACCAGATCGCCGGTCGGGCCGGCCGGGCCGGCTTCGACACCCTGGGCACGGTGGTGGTGCAGGCGCCGGAGCACGTGATCGAGAACGAGAAGGCGCTCGCCAAGGCCGGCGACGACCCGAAGAAGCGCCGCAAGGTGGTCCGGAAGAAGCCGCCGGAGGGTTCGATCGGCTGGGGCCGGCCCACCTTCGAACGGCTGGTCGAGGCGGAGCCGGAGCCGCTGACCTCCAGCTTCCAGGTCAGCCACGCGATGCTGCTCAACGTGATCAGCCGGCCCGGCGACGCCTTCGCCGCGATGCGGCACCTGCTGACCGACAACCACGAGGAACCGGCCGCGCAGCGCAGGCACATCCGCCGGGCCATCGCCATCTACCGGGCGCTGCTGGCCGGCGGCGTGGTCGAGCGGCTCGCCGAACCGGACGAGACCGGCCGGCGGGTACGCCTCACCGTCGACCTCCAGCTCGACTTCGCGCTCAACCAGCCGCTCTCGCCGTTCGCGCTGGCCGCGATCGAGCTGCTGGACACGGCGTCCCCCACCTACGCCCTGGACGTACTCTCGGTGGTCGAGTCCACACTGGACAACCCACGGCAGGTGCTCTCGGCCCAGCAGTTCAAGGCCCGGGGCGAGGCGGTCGCGGCGATGAAGGCCGACGGCATCGAATACGAGGCCCGACTCGAACTGCTCGACGAGGTGACCCACCCGAAGCCGCTCGCCGAACTGCTGGACGCCGCCTACGAGATGTACCGGCGCGGGCACCCCTGGGTGGCCGACTACGAGCTGCGGCCGAAGTCGGTGGTCCGGGACATGTACGAGCGGGCGATGACCTTCGTCGAGTACGTCAACTTCTACGGCCTCTCCCGCTCCGAGGGGCTGGTGCTGCGCTACCTGGCGGACGCGTACAAGGCGCTGCGGCAGAGCGTGCCCGAGGACGCCAAGACCGAGGAACTGATCGACCTGATCGAGTGGCTGGGCGAGCTGGTCCGGCAGGTCGACTCCAGCCTGATCGACGAGTGGGAGCGGCTGCGCAACCCCGCCGACCCGACCGCCGTGGTGGTGGACGACAAGCCGCCGGCGGTCACCGGCAACGTGCGGGCGTTCCGGGTACTGGTCCGCAACGCGCTGTTCCGCCGGGTGGAGCTGGCCGCCCTGCGCCGCTTCGACGAGCTGGGTGCGCTCGATGCCGAGGACGGCTGGGACGCCGACGCCTGGGCCGACGCGCTGGAGCCGTACTTCGAGACGTACGACGAGATCGGCACCGGCCCGGCGGCGCGCGGGCCGGCGCTGCTGATGATCGAGCAGGGCCGGGACCGCTGGACGGTACGGCAGATTCTCGACGACCCGGACGGCGACCACGACTGGGGGATCAGCGCCGAGGTCGACCTCGCCGCCTCCGACGCGGCCGGCACGGCCGTGCTCCGGGTGACCGAGGTCGGGCAGCTCTGA
- a CDS encoding inositol monophosphatase family protein, which produces MTITDLELAVAAAEAGAEVVRSRYGTALARFDKAPGDFATAADIEAERAILRVLRAARPDDTVVGEESGRTGSGGNGREWLVDPLCGTLNYAARSMLVAVNVALRSGPETTVAASADPFSGEVFWTDGVQARVRHDGVDADLRPSADSWLVDVNLDPPFPNDPAFRAVRLLADRGFAERFRPRVISSTLAVAWVAAGRRAGYVTDGDLRDSVHFTSGIALCRAAGCVITGLRGQPLHTGPGGLVVAADEQTHAALVALVEQQFRAGAEG; this is translated from the coding sequence ATGACGATCACGGATCTTGAACTGGCCGTCGCGGCGGCGGAGGCTGGCGCCGAGGTGGTGCGTTCCCGCTACGGCACCGCGCTGGCCCGGTTCGACAAGGCGCCGGGCGACTTCGCCACCGCCGCCGACATCGAGGCGGAGCGGGCGATCCTGCGGGTGCTGCGCGCCGCCCGTCCCGACGACACCGTGGTCGGTGAGGAGAGCGGCCGGACGGGATCCGGCGGCAACGGCCGGGAATGGCTGGTCGACCCGCTCTGCGGCACGCTGAACTACGCCGCCCGCAGCATGCTGGTCGCGGTCAACGTCGCGCTGCGCTCCGGCCCGGAGACCACCGTGGCGGCCTCGGCGGACCCGTTCAGCGGGGAGGTCTTCTGGACCGACGGTGTCCAAGCCCGGGTACGCCACGACGGCGTCGACGCCGACCTCCGGCCGTCGGCCGACTCCTGGCTGGTGGACGTCAACCTGGATCCGCCGTTCCCGAACGATCCCGCCTTCCGGGCCGTACGGCTGCTCGCCGACCGGGGGTTCGCCGAGCGGTTCCGCCCTAGGGTGATCTCCAGTACCCTCGCGGTGGCCTGGGTCGCGGCCGGTCGGCGGGCCGGGTACGTGACCGACGGCGACCTGCGGGACAGCGTGCACTTCACCAGCGGGATCGCGCTGTGCCGGGCCGCCGGTTGTGTGATCACCGGCCTGCGCGGCCAGCCGCTGCACACCGGTCCGGGCGGCCTCGTCGTGGCGGCGGACGAACAGACCCACGCCGCCCTGGTGGCCCTGGTCGAGCAGCAGTTCCGGGCCGGCGCCGAAGGTTGA
- a CDS encoding AAA family ATPase — protein sequence MILWINGAFGAGKTTTASLVTKRLDGAKVFDPEYVGYMLMPFVESPTGDFQDLPLWRHLVIQTMTGLAQQHPHTWVVPMSLINVAYRTEIFDGIRAAGADLREVILRVPEQQLRNRIDDDHVEAKARQWRQDHVIQALTTFASLADAHFVDASQPPEQVAEAVLAHCQRQP from the coding sequence ATGATTCTCTGGATCAACGGCGCCTTCGGCGCAGGCAAGACGACGACCGCCAGCCTCGTGACGAAACGGCTGGACGGCGCCAAGGTCTTCGACCCCGAGTACGTCGGCTACATGCTGATGCCATTCGTCGAGTCCCCGACCGGCGACTTCCAGGACCTTCCGCTCTGGCGTCACCTCGTCATACAGACGATGACGGGCCTTGCCCAGCAGCATCCGCACACCTGGGTCGTCCCGATGAGCCTGATCAACGTGGCCTACCGCACCGAGATCTTCGACGGCATCCGGGCTGCCGGCGCCGACCTCCGCGAGGTCATCCTCCGCGTTCCGGAGCAGCAGCTACGCAACCGCATTGACGATGACCACGTGGAAGCGAAGGCCCGCCAGTGGCGACAAGACCACGTCATCCAAGCGTTGACGACCTTCGCCTCGCTGGCCGACGCCCACTTCGTCGACGCCTCCCAACCGCCAGAACAGGTCGCCGAGGCCGTGCTAGCACACTGTCAACGACAACCCTGA
- a CDS encoding trypsin-like serine protease, whose protein sequence is MARWRSLTRLAAAAFVAAAVGGVTLAAPVSAAPENTDVTPFVVGGTRAAQGEFPFMVRLSMGCGGSLYSPRLVLTAAHCVGRTGSNSSITATLGVVDLQSSSRIQVRSNYVYRAPGYNGNGDDWALIRLASPVTGLSTLPIATSTAYDTGTFTVAGWGATREGGGQQRYLMKASVPFVSDSVCNGPSAYDGDVIAAEEICAGPLSGGTDTCQGDSGGPMFRQGGSGLVQVGIVSWGNGCARANYPGVYTQVSYFSSAIASAAASLGG, encoded by the coding sequence ATGGCTCGTTGGCGCTCCCTCACCCGCCTGGCCGCCGCCGCATTCGTCGCGGCGGCCGTCGGCGGCGTCACCCTGGCCGCCCCGGTCAGCGCCGCACCGGAGAACACCGACGTCACACCCTTCGTCGTCGGCGGCACCCGCGCCGCGCAGGGCGAGTTCCCGTTCATGGTACGACTCTCGATGGGCTGCGGCGGTTCCCTCTACAGCCCCCGGCTGGTGCTCACCGCCGCACACTGCGTCGGGCGTACGGGAAGCAACTCCAGCATCACCGCCACGCTGGGGGTGGTGGACCTCCAGTCGTCGAGCCGGATCCAGGTCCGCTCCAACTACGTCTACCGGGCACCGGGCTACAACGGCAACGGAGACGACTGGGCGCTGATCCGGCTGGCCAGCCCGGTCACCGGGCTCAGCACCCTGCCGATCGCGACCTCCACCGCGTACGACACCGGCACCTTCACCGTCGCCGGCTGGGGCGCCACCCGGGAGGGCGGGGGCCAGCAGCGGTACCTGATGAAGGCCAGCGTCCCGTTCGTCAGCGACTCGGTCTGCAACGGCCCCTCGGCGTACGACGGCGACGTCATCGCGGCCGAGGAGATCTGCGCGGGTCCGCTCTCCGGCGGTACCGACACCTGCCAGGGTGACTCCGGCGGCCCGATGTTCCGGCAGGGTGGCAGCGGCCTGGTCCAGGTCGGGATCGTGAGCTGGGGCAACGGATGTGCACGGGCCAACTACCCTGGCGTCTACACCCAGGTCAGCTACTTCTCCTCGGCGATCGCCTCGGCGGCGGCGAGCCTGGGCGGCTGA